In Novipirellula artificiosorum, the following proteins share a genomic window:
- a CDS encoding DUF998 domain-containing protein: protein MVRPSSLQIDKLLIAGVFLAALGLTQFLIFVTSAMNHYPGGTSADTQTIGYSWSDNWLSDLGRIKAINGADNATSSRFFNASIIALGLSLLAFFLVSIRAFEEQTIGSLSTTLSGSLTSLGLIGIGLTPVDVCYGWHMTSLMLWIVPMLCVGVLFSYQCFSGEGWFGWVIGIATAILFCGVFVYALSTATTGVMAMQKIVVLQSIVWFTLLSARVAAAALYVVQQTRTRMQIANEQAGDYMVKLQRQHRKK from the coding sequence ATGGTGCGACCCAGTTCGCTGCAAATTGACAAGCTGCTCATTGCCGGCGTCTTTTTGGCAGCATTGGGACTCACTCAGTTTTTGATCTTCGTCACTTCGGCGATGAATCACTATCCCGGAGGCACGAGCGCCGACACCCAAACAATCGGGTATTCGTGGTCAGACAATTGGTTAAGCGATCTCGGTCGGATCAAAGCGATTAACGGCGCCGACAACGCAACCAGCTCGCGGTTCTTCAACGCTTCCATTATCGCGTTGGGGCTGTCGCTGCTCGCCTTCTTTCTCGTCTCGATTCGCGCTTTTGAGGAACAGACGATCGGAAGCCTATCGACGACGCTCTCCGGTTCACTCACTTCCCTGGGATTAATAGGGATCGGGCTCACGCCCGTCGATGTCTGCTATGGATGGCACATGACGTCGCTGATGTTGTGGATCGTTCCCATGCTTTGCGTAGGCGTGCTATTCAGCTACCAATGTTTTAGCGGCGAGGGCTGGTTTGGCTGGGTCATCGGGATCGCCACAGCCATCCTGTTCTGCGGAGTTTTTGTGTACGCGCTCTCGACCGCCACGACAGGGGTGATGGCGATGCAGAAGATTGTCGTCTTGCAGTCGATCGTGTGGTTCACGTTGTTGTCGGCGCGCGTCGCCGCAGCAGCCCTTTATGTCGTACAACAAACGAGAACTCGGATGCAGATTGCCAACGAACAGGCGGGCGACTACATGGTCAAGCTGCAGCGTCAGCATCGGAAAAAATGA
- a CDS encoding O-methyltransferase: MKQLTRIIPLIVALVATNSHVVTPLHGDEPSPQQAKRFPTAEELSRQILPMHPKPRDATETRMIAVMDDMQANQAQGMGNILPEDGRLMRMLVESLGAKHVVELGTSNGYSAIWFCLALRSTGGKLTTHELDPERIKLAKANFSKAGVNDLLTLVEGDAHETIKRLDGPIDFVLLDAEKEGFVDYLNQLLPKVRVGGLIIAHDSSGQADQLTDYFKAIVASESLETVLVDASKWGMCITRKMR, encoded by the coding sequence ATGAAACAACTTACACGCATTATCCCGTTGATCGTCGCCTTGGTCGCGACGAACTCACATGTAGTGACGCCGCTGCACGGTGATGAGCCATCACCGCAGCAAGCGAAACGTTTTCCAACAGCCGAGGAGCTCTCTCGCCAAATCTTGCCGATGCACCCGAAGCCGCGAGACGCGACGGAGACGCGGATGATCGCTGTGATGGACGACATGCAGGCCAATCAGGCTCAAGGCATGGGGAATATACTACCGGAAGATGGTCGTTTGATGCGCATGCTTGTCGAGTCGCTTGGCGCCAAGCACGTCGTCGAACTCGGAACGTCCAACGGTTACTCAGCCATCTGGTTTTGCCTGGCGCTACGATCAACCGGTGGCAAGCTGACGACTCACGAACTGGATCCCGAGCGGATCAAGTTGGCAAAGGCGAACTTTTCAAAAGCCGGAGTCAATGATCTGCTAACGCTGGTCGAGGGCGATGCTCATGAAACAATCAAGCGACTCGACGGCCCCATCGATTTCGTGTTGCTCGATGCGGAAAAGGAGGGTTTTGTTGATTACCTCAATCAGCTTCTTCCCAAGGTTCGCGTTGGTGGGCTGATCATCGCGCATGACTCCTCGGGCCAAGCAGACCAGTTAACGGATTACTTCAAGGCAATCGTCGCTAGCGAGAGTCTGGAAACTGTTTTGGTTGACGCATCGAAGTGGGGTATGTGCATCACTCGCAAGATGCGGTAG
- a CDS encoding Gfo/Idh/MocA family protein, protein MNNSTLLNRRRFLENVATTATVASTSTVLAQSEPSRIGPNDTINIALIGCGARGRNQVMPSFMELPGVQLTAVCDVNSDNLEKGQTKAGGSSVKVYKDFRELLADKSIDAVIVATQAHWHVPIAVAACQAGKDVYVEKPLGNFIGEGRYLIEAAKKYDRIVQIGTQQHSMEHYRKAVDIIRSGKLGAISEVKIWDHTYWAPGRGNPADCDPPPELDWDFYVGPSPMQNYNPNIYSNYGYDWFRLSGGGHQVAWGVHHFDIVNWAMDVKYPKRVSAMGGQFAYQDNFEYPNTFDAIMEFGPGPVAKDGFLLQYSMRMGSRRVRRSHAKCFYGTEATMVLDRSRISIAAEPKSSKSQNEAGYLLSPEEEIVASDDAFRHSQVFLDNIRNRTQPETDAQTGHYATNLGHLMNVSWEVGRSIEWDGQKEQVVGDAEANKFVNKEYRDPWKLTV, encoded by the coding sequence GTGAATAACTCAACGCTTTTGAATCGCCGACGCTTTCTAGAAAACGTTGCAACGACCGCAACCGTCGCCTCCACTTCGACCGTGTTGGCCCAAAGCGAGCCATCCCGAATTGGCCCCAATGACACGATCAACATCGCGTTGATCGGTTGTGGTGCCCGCGGTCGCAACCAGGTAATGCCCAGCTTCATGGAGTTGCCTGGTGTCCAGTTGACTGCTGTATGCGATGTCAATTCAGACAACCTGGAAAAAGGGCAAACGAAGGCTGGCGGTTCATCGGTCAAGGTTTATAAAGATTTTCGCGAACTCCTCGCGGACAAGAGCATTGACGCGGTGATCGTGGCTACTCAGGCGCACTGGCATGTCCCGATCGCAGTTGCCGCCTGCCAAGCCGGTAAAGACGTGTACGTCGAGAAGCCGCTTGGCAACTTCATCGGCGAAGGACGCTACTTGATCGAAGCGGCAAAAAAGTATGATCGCATCGTTCAGATTGGTACACAGCAGCACAGCATGGAGCACTATCGAAAAGCGGTCGATATCATTCGATCGGGTAAACTGGGCGCGATCAGCGAAGTCAAAATTTGGGACCATACCTATTGGGCACCCGGTCGCGGCAATCCCGCCGACTGTGATCCACCGCCCGAACTGGATTGGGATTTTTACGTCGGTCCTTCTCCGATGCAGAACTACAACCCGAATATCTATAGCAACTACGGTTACGATTGGTTCCGACTCTCAGGCGGTGGGCACCAGGTTGCTTGGGGTGTGCATCACTTCGATATTGTTAATTGGGCGATGGATGTGAAGTATCCCAAGCGTGTTTCTGCGATGGGTGGGCAATTCGCTTATCAAGATAACTTTGAGTACCCCAACACCTTTGACGCGATCATGGAATTCGGTCCTGGCCCTGTCGCTAAGGACGGTTTCCTGCTGCAATACTCAATGCGAATGGGGTCACGCCGCGTGCGACGGTCTCATGCCAAGTGTTTCTACGGCACGGAAGCAACGATGGTGCTGGACCGCAGTCGGATTTCGATCGCCGCGGAACCGAAATCAAGCAAATCGCAGAACGAAGCCGGTTATTTGCTTAGCCCGGAAGAAGAAATTGTTGCATCGGACGATGCGTTTCGCCATTCGCAAGTCTTTCTCGACAACATCCGAAATCGGACGCAGCCGGAAACCGACGCTCAAACCGGTCACTACGCGACGAATCTGGGCCATTTGATGAACGTCTCCTGGGAAGTCGGACGCAGCATCGAGTGGGACGGTCAAAAAGAACAGGTCGTCGGTGATGCGGAAGCGAACAAGTTCGTCAACAAGGAATACCGCGACCCGTGGAAATTGACAGTCTAA